The proteins below come from a single Poecilia reticulata strain Guanapo linkage group LG5, Guppy_female_1.0+MT, whole genome shotgun sequence genomic window:
- the LOC103465086 gene encoding dysbindin-like isoform X2 produces the protein MSSSSANLQSKRLPSETEHAQRLPDMESPQQLKLRERQRFFEEVFQHEVDVYLSSAHLCIRDYRRPPIGSISSMEVNVDLLDQMELIDLSDPDPVDVFFSSVGEEAVLSSPLPGHSSDEAAIRNGLFRHVLESLDGKSRMSSTSSDCSSDSQAANVNGGDTPLVGSDNEETPSGEEVKRGVSPEDGEQRVRSVHSYCEEMSRTK, from the exons CAGAGACAGAGCATGCCCAGAGGCTTCCAGACATGGAGTCACCGCAGCAGCTCAAGCTTAGGGAGCGACAGCGCTTCTTCGAGGAGGTCTTCCAGCACGAAGTGGACGTCTACCTGTCCTCGGCACACCTGTGCATCAGGGACTACAGGAGAC CGCCCATCGGTAGCATCTCCTCCATGGAGGTGAACGTGGATCTCCTGGACCAGATGGAGCTCATTGACCTCTCAGATCCAGACCCGGTGGATGTGTTCTTCAGCTCCGTGGGGGAGGAAGCGGTGCTGTCCTCGCCGCTGCCAG GCCACAGCAGCGACGAGGCGGCCATCAGGAACGGGCTGTTCCGCCACGTCCTGGAGAGTCTGGACGGCAAGTCCCGCATGTCCTCGACGTCTTCGGACTGCTCCTCGGACAGCCAGGCCGCCAACGTCAACGGAGGAGACACTCCTCTGGTCGGGTCGGACAACGAGGAGACGCCGAGCGGCGAAGAGGTGAAGAGAGGCGTGTCGCCGGAGGACGGAGAGCAGAGAGTTCGGAGTGTGCACTCCTACTGCGAAGAAATGTCCCGTACGAAATAA
- the LOC103465086 gene encoding dysbindin-like isoform X1: MSSSSANLQSKRLPSETEHAQRLPDMESPQQLKLRERQRFFEEVFQHEVDVYLSSAHLCIRDYRRPPIGSISSMEVNVDLLDQMELIDLSDPDPVDVFFSSVGEEAVLSSPLPAGHSSDEAAIRNGLFRHVLESLDGKSRMSSTSSDCSSDSQAANVNGGDTPLVGSDNEETPSGEEVKRGVSPEDGEQRVRSVHSYCEEMSRTK, encoded by the exons CAGAGACAGAGCATGCCCAGAGGCTTCCAGACATGGAGTCACCGCAGCAGCTCAAGCTTAGGGAGCGACAGCGCTTCTTCGAGGAGGTCTTCCAGCACGAAGTGGACGTCTACCTGTCCTCGGCACACCTGTGCATCAGGGACTACAGGAGAC CGCCCATCGGTAGCATCTCCTCCATGGAGGTGAACGTGGATCTCCTGGACCAGATGGAGCTCATTGACCTCTCAGATCCAGACCCGGTGGATGTGTTCTTCAGCTCCGTGGGGGAGGAAGCGGTGCTGTCCTCGCCGCTGCCAG CAGGCCACAGCAGCGACGAGGCGGCCATCAGGAACGGGCTGTTCCGCCACGTCCTGGAGAGTCTGGACGGCAAGTCCCGCATGTCCTCGACGTCTTCGGACTGCTCCTCGGACAGCCAGGCCGCCAACGTCAACGGAGGAGACACTCCTCTGGTCGGGTCGGACAACGAGGAGACGCCGAGCGGCGAAGAGGTGAAGAGAGGCGTGTCGCCGGAGGACGGAGAGCAGAGAGTTCGGAGTGTGCACTCCTACTGCGAAGAAATGTCCCGTACGAAATAA